The window tgatcccgttatcaacgacatccaatgtccatagtcaggaaaccatgaccatctattgatcaacgagctagtcaactagaggcttactagggacatggtgttgtctatgtatccacacatgtatctgggtttcctatcaatacaattatagcatggataataaacgattatcatgagcaaggaaatataataataactaatttgttattgcctctagggcatatttccaacagcgctcccctcttcccccttggccgcaccctagatgggttttgggggctgccaccacccctagggagggaaccctagatgggggtgcaacccctccccttcccctatatatacttgaggtattgggggctgcaagacaCGCGAGTTATtctctccaaggcgcagccctacctccgtCCCTCCTcgcctctcgcggtgcttggcgaagccctgcaggattgccacactcctccatcaccaccacgccgtcgtgctgctgctggatggagtcttcccaacctctccctctctccttgctggatcaaggcatgggagacgtcaccgggctgcatgtgtgttgaacgcggaggtgccgtccgttcggcactaggatcgtcggtgatttggatcacgacgagtacgactccatcaaccccgttcacttgaacggttccgcttagcaatctacaagggtatgtagatgcactcccctttccctcgttgctagattactccatacatTGATCcttgtgatgcatagaaaattttgaatttctgcttcgTTCCCCAACACGCCCAACCGCACACTCGAGCGCTCCTGTCGCCCCTTTCTTCTTCGCATCTGGCACCcctgccaccgccgccgcgcccTTCTCCCGCCGCTGACATGTCgtcgcgtgatgtctactacacaaccttcttcttgtagacgttgttgggcctccaagtgcagaggtttgtatgacagtagcaaatttccctcaagtggatgacctatggtttatcaatccgtgggaggcataggatgaagatggtctctctcaaacaaccctgcaaccaaataacaaagagtctcttgtgtccccaacacacccaatacaatggtaaattgtataggtacactagttcggcgaagagatggtgatacaagtgcaatatggatggtacataaaggtttttgtaatctgaaattataaaaacagcaaggtaactaatgataaaagtgagtgtaaatgatATTGCaaaggtaggaaacaaggcataggattcatactttcactagtgcaagttctctcaacaataataacacagatagatcatataacaatccctcaacatgcaacaaaaagtcactccaaagccactaatagcggataacaaacgaaaagattatggtagggtacgaaaccacctcaaagttattctttcggatcaatctattcaagagttcatactagaataacaccttaagacacaaatcaaccaaaaccctaatgtcacctagatactccattgtcacctcaagtatccgtgggcatgattatacgatatgcatcacacaatctcagattcatctattcaaccaacacaaagtacttcaaagagtgccccaaagtttctaccggagagtcaagacaaaaacgtgtgccaacccctatgcataggttcatgggtggaacccgcaagttgatcaccaaaacatacaccaagtggatcacatgatatcccattgtcaccacaaataagcacgacaagacatacatcaagtgttctcaaatccttaaagactcaatccgataagataacttcgagaggaaaactcaattcatcacaagagagtagagggggagaaacatcataagatccaactataatagcaaagctcgcgatacatcaagatcgtgccatagagagaacacgagagagagagagagagatcaaacacatagctactggtacataccctcagccccgagggtgaactgctccctcctcatcatggagagcgccgggatgatgaagatggccaccgttgatggattcctcctccggcagggtgccggaacgggctcccgagaggtttttggtggctacagaggcttgcggcggcggaactcccgatctatcttcgtattcgatggttttagggtataagggaatatataggcgaaagaagtcggtcgggggagcctcgaggggtccacgagacagggggcgcgcccagagggtgggcacgccctcctatctcctggcctcctcgaagcttccctggcttgtactccaagtctcccggatcatgttccttcaaaaaaatcacgctcccgaaggtttcgttccatttggactccgtttgatattccttttcttcgaaatactgaaacaggcaataaaacagcaatatgggctgggcctccggttagtaggtttgtcccaaaagtaatataaaaatgtataataaagcccgtaatcattcaaaacagataagaaaatagcatgaatgcttcataaattatagatacgttggagacgtatcatcgcgtCGCCGAAGCAGCTCGGGCTACCGCTGCATCCACGTCCACCCTTCCGGCGCGTTCTACTCGGAGATTCGCTCCGGCAACATGCGTCTCGGTCTCGGGACGTTCGAGACCGCGCACGAGGCCACCCGCGCGTACGACGCTGCGGCATGGCGCCTCTCCAGGCCACGCTCGCAGATAAACTTCCACGACGCGCAGACGTGCCAGCATGCGCAGGAGCTCGCGCTGCCACCACGTATGGTAACAGACGAGGACCGTCAGGAACACCGCATacgccagcgccgcctcctcatcatCGAGGTGGATGAGCtagccatggcggagtggcgccagcGCTACCCGCAGGACGTCGCCGACAAGAATGTCTTCTGGGCGAAGAGGAGGGCAAAGAGCGACACGGACCGGGCGGACAGGCGTCGGCGGAGGCACTGGCGATATCGCAGTGCGATCTGGGACAGGCATTGTTCTTTGAGGACAACGATCCTCGttgggaagacgcatttcttgatacCTCGGACAACACCAGCGAGGATGAGGACAACTCGAAGTAGTTTCTAGTTGCACGGTAGTTTTTATCTATTTATTGTATGGGACTAGTGTCTTTTTTTCATTTATCTATGCTATGATGACTATCTATGCTATGAACAATCTATGTATCATTTTTTATCTAGTTTATTTATCTATGCCtatgtttttttatttgtttggagTGCATATCTTGTTTGAGTTGAGCGCGCACGCCGTCTTTTGCAGTGCCTGCTGAAGCGGCTCGAACGCGCTATATTTGCAgcggccgctggagccagcgcACCGCGGCGCGTAAAAACTCGCGATTCCGGCGCTGTAAACGGCTTTTTAGCGCGCCGCGTGTTGCgccgctattggagatgctcttatagaaATCTAGAAAGCCACCTCTGGGCTGAAGCAAACTTGTTGAAACCCAAGAGCTTCTACAAGCAGCGGCCAGAGCAAACCAGAAGATGTTGGCGACCGTGATTCTTGGAGAAAAAATGTCATGGATTTATTTTAGGCTCTCCTGTGCTATTTTCATTTTTTCGGTGGTTTGGTGTGCCTGCCAACTATGAGGTGCCTATGACGACTTTGTCAATATCAAGATCTTCCGGTTCAATCTCTCTGAAGTACTCATAGAGATAGGGTTGTGTGCGCGTGTTCATAAAGAGGAGTGTGCGTGTGTTGTGAGCTTCTGTCGGTATTGTGTTTTAAAGAAAAAAGTTCTTTGAGGACAAAGAAGGAGAAAATCACTCTATGATAGAAGGGAGAGAAACTCTAATTTTTCTTAACCGGAGAGAAGAAACTCATTAATATTTTTCGAGGGGTATAAAGTCAAGTTTAATTGACCAAATGCGATAGAATGTGGAATACTTCTCGGATTATGGGGTTGACCTTGCCACACATGGCGCCCCCAACCTAACAAATGCGAAAATTTGGCTAGACTATGTGCTTCATTGTCCGAATCACGACCTTTGAACGTAAATTTAAAATTAAATAGATGCCCGCAGTCGTAtctcacttataatgagacacaacgCCCTTGATTGCCCTTGCTGATATCTCTCCCACTACTTGCTTTGAATCAGAAGCAACGATGAGTTGCTGAAGGAGAAGAAGATCTTCTGCTAGGGATAAGGCCTCCCTACAAGTGATTGCCTCGAGTGTTGCCGGATCTTAGACACCACGAATCATCAAAACCGAGCTCCCAAGCGATCGGCTCCTACAAGCGATTGCCTTGAGTGTTGCCGGGCCTTGGACACCATGAATCACCAACACCGAGCTCCGAAGAGATAGTCTCCCTACAAGCGGTCGCTTCGAGTGTTGCCGGATCTTGGACCATTAACAGCGGGGAGTCCAATGTCTAATGATTAAAATTCGAAGAGGTTTTTTTTTAGATTCATTAAAATTCGAAGAGGTAAGCCTATAGGATGAAAAATTGGGTCCAAGTAGAGCCCAATGCTGAAGCGAACGACAAGAACAGAGAATGGCAGCCCATTTCTCACCGGCTCCCATTTCTTTCCTTCCCCACACCACAAGTAGaccaccgccgccatcgccgccgccggcggcggccgccTGCGCCATGCTCCGCCTCCGATGTCTAATGATTAAAGTTTAGAATTTCAAATTTTTGTTCGCTTTCTTTTACAAAaaatgctcccactttcaaatTTTGCTCGGGAATTTCGAAAGATGTTTCCCCTTTTAAATGGGTGTTGGACCATTAACAGAGGGGGAGTCGACGATTAAAAATTGGGCCGAATTAGAGCCCAGCGCTGAACCGAATGACAAGAACCGAAAATGGCAGCCCATTCTCACCGGCCCCCATTTCTTTCCTTCCCGACAGACCACACAAAAATACCTCCGCTGCCGCCATCgctgccggccgccgccgccgccggccgcctgcGCCATGCTCCGCCTCCGAGGGTGCAtcgttgcccatctcctctctttcTCCTCCACCTCTGGCCCGGCCATCTCCCCCCTCCACCGGCTCCTCTCCGCATCGGCAGCCGCCGGCCCCATTTCCCCGAACCCCAGTGGATTCGCCGTCGAGGAGTACCTCGTCGACACCTGCGGGCTCACCCGGCCCCAAGCCCTCAAGGCCTCCACCAAGCTCTCCCACCTCAAGTCCCCCGCCAACCCCGATGCCGTCCTCGCCTTCCTCTCCGGCGtcggcctctccggcgccgacgtcgccgccgtcgtcgccaaAGGTCCGCAGCTCCTATGCGCGAAAGTGGACAAAACCCTGGCTCCGGTGGTCGATGGGCTCACCGGCCTCGGCCTGTCGCGTTCCGACATCGCCCACGCCTACTTCCGCTGTAGATCCATAGTCCCCAAGCTGCACTACTACCTTCCCCTCTTGGGCTCCTCCCACAACTTGCTCCGGCTGCTCAAGCGGGGAGGATCCCACCTTCTGTCATCGGACCTCGACAAGGTTGTCAAGCCCAATGTTGCCTTCCTGAGGGAGTGCGGGCTAGGTGATTGTGATATTGCCAAGCTGTGCATCCATCGGCCAAGGATGCTCACCACCAACCTGGAGCGCGTCCGGGCGATGGTGACATGCGCCCAAGGTATAGGTGTGCCCCGTGGCTCTGGGATGTTCAGACAAGCGCTACATGCTGTCGCATTCCAAAGCGAGGAGAAGATTGCCGCCAAAGTGGACTACTTGAAGAACACATTCAGGTGGTCTGCTGCTGAGTTGGTTATTGCTTTGTCTAAGGCTCCGATGCTGCTGAGGATGTCAAAGGACATGCTACAGCGCAAGTCCGAGTTCCTGCTATCTGAGGTGGGGTTGGAGCCCATGTACATTGCTCATCGACCGATAATTATTTGTCTTAGCCTGGAGGGCCGGGTCAGGCCCCGGTACTATCTTGTAAAGTTTCTCAAGAAAAATGGACTGCTAGATCGTGACTTGAGCTTCTATACTGCGGTCAAGATGACTGACAAGGTATTTGTGGAGAAACTCATATCCCCTCACAAGGAAGCTGCGCCACACCTTGCTCAAGACTATGCAATAGCTTGCAAAGGGGAAGTGCCTACTAATTTCTGATTTACATGAACAAAGAAGGGCTATGGAAATTGGGTACAGCCTATGGCACAACAAAGTTATCACCCTGTCTGTAAGCTGGTACTTCCTGTTTCGGTGTTCTTTGCCTAAGATGATGATGTTGGTTGTTTACTGTAGTATGCCTGTTACATGCTAGTTAGTCATTGCTAAGTGCTAACTCCTTATGAAACTGAAATTTTGATTCCTGAACCCCCATATGTTGATGTTGTCATTTCTTAGAGAAGATCTCTGTAAATGAGAAGTCCATGGATATATATTTGGTTCCGACTTCCATTTTGAAGATAATGCAAATTGGATGTGTGGGTGGATCAATTTTGTGCCGAAACCAGCACCCATGAAACCAGAAAGCAAAAGACTAACAATGTGTCATTTTCCACTGAAATGTATCACCCTGCTGTTCGGATTCATAAACTTTTCTTTAAAAAGTTTTACTTGAGCAAAATTAATGGTTAAGATGCTAGATTTTTTCACTTGTATTAGACTTAATTTTTTACTCATAAGTTCCAGCTAACCATCTCTCAAATAAAAGAAGATGGACCCAATTAGTCTGATGTAAATTTTCTACTGCACTTTAACATAATATTGTGAGGCTGAATTACCATAATTAAGCATGAGTATATTTTTCTTAATTTGAAACGATGGATGACCGCAGATGGGTTGAGTTTTGTGATGTTCAGTTCTGACTATTTAACATTCATTTTTGACCGAAGAACTGGATGTTTCGATTGATGTGTCTGGTCAAATATGTATTTATGATTAAGGTGAGTGTTGTGTTTCTCAGGTTTACACTGCAATGACCACTGTTCTTTCTTATAAACAGAAAGTGGATTTATATACTAGGTCCGCATGATTGTTCTCCTTGGGCAAGGTCGCTACAGCTGTATGCCTATTTCGGTGATTATTCACTTTATAAGAATGCAAATGTATGATTTAAAACTTAATTAGCATCTCTTGTTCTGCAAGATACTGCTGTCCAATAAATAGTAGTAGTAGCGACAGTCAGTTCTTGGTACAGTGTGTAGTCTGGCTGAATACTGAAAGAGTTTGGTGCAGACTTGTCCATCTCTCTTGTTGCTATGAGGTGTGCCCTTTCAGAAACCAGCATTGTGTTGTGCCACAACCGTTTATGTTTACATAGCTTCTAACTTCCAGCTACAAAGATTTAAGTGCCCACAGTTGCAAAAGAAAAGAGTCCACATCCAGTACTCAGCTTATTTCTTACAGTTAGTTCTGCTTTAGTTGCATTCTATTGCAGTTAATAACTTACTATTGTATCTTCAGTTCATTCTATTTAAGTTATATTTTTTCAAGACTAAAACTATGAATTTCGACCATCGTGTGTTAtatgaaataaaaataataataatatgaaAGAATATTGCAAGAGAAATTTAATGAGTGATTGCATGCTCCCTCAGCAGGAGCAGCGCAGCTCGTGGCATTCTAAGCATCATCATCTGGCACTGGTGTTTTCCTTGCGAGAAGCAGTCGAGCCAAGGCGAAGGAGAAACGGCTGTCTGTCGTTGCCTAACCCCAAAAGGATAGATGCACGGCTCTGAACTTTTAGGATACCAGCTGTTGTTTTTATCTTTTAAGCAGGTAATTTCAAATTGAAATCGAGAATGTTACCCGCTGATAAGCTGCTGCAGCCTGCAGGTACTCATCGCCATCTTGATCTCGGTTTGAGAAGTAGAGATGAACTCCTTTCAACTTAGGACTAGTTATGTTTGATTTAACTAGGCGATCCACTTACCTAGTCATCTCCGGTCCTTGCTTTCAATTTCTGAACCCTCCCAGTGTTTCATCTTTCATGGCGGCGGTGACCATCAGACCCCACCGAGCATTGTCAATGGTTTCTTGTTCTGATTGGAGACAAGCTTTTGGCTGGAGCTCTGGAAGCGACTGAAATTGGCAGTGTCTGCTCCATGGACTGCGGTTCTGATCTGTATGTTTTCCAGTTTGTACAAGCTCGCTTCAGTATGTATGCACACGTCAAACCAGAATGTTAAGACCCAAAATCAAAGAAATAGAACCTCGGCGTCATATAGCTAGGCTGAAGCGATACATCCAATCCATGAACCGCTAGCTAGGCTGGCTTcaggtaaaaagaaaaagaaaaacagcaaCGTTTCTGATAACAGTCTGGAAGCATCGCAGTACTCATTGTACCACTCACAGCAAGCATATACAGTACAAGCAAGATTTACTAGGCCCAAACATTTCCAAACTCTTGTGTGCTTTAGTTGCATCAGTTTTACAGCTCAAGAAAAGAAATCAAATACACAGTGCAAATGTTAATTAATTATGACAGCAGAATTCATCGAGAGGCAGATTGATCGAATTAACAGAGGGATGCCTTGGCTTCACCGGTTTGAGAAGTAGAGATGAACTCCTTTCAACTCCGgttttcttcatttatccttcttTCTCAACGGTTTTCTTTGGgttttttgcttttctttctttttatgGTTTATTACATCAGTTTTAGaacatttttgattgatttttttgTTTCCTATGTTCTGTTTGTATCATTTTCCCTTGGTTTTGTATGTTCATTTACATGTACATGTGAAACATTTTTtctacatgttaaacattttaaaaCTACAAAATAAACTTCTTTTTTCAAATAAATGTTTTGATGGTTACAATTTTTTTAAGGTCAAGTGCATTTTTTATACACGTTTTAGCATTTTTTTCATACATGACTAGCATTTTAAATACAATGATTAACAGTTCTTTCAAATACATGTTTGATGTCTGCTTTTTTCATAAACAATGCACATATTTCATATACATCTGAAACATTTATTTCAtatacaattaaaaaataaaatagaTGATTAATATTTTATAATGTCTCATATATTTTTCTGAAATGCGTGAACATTTTAAAAATGCCACAAACATACTTTTGTATGCTATAATTTTTTTTATATATACGTTTACTTTTTTTATAATGTCACAGACATTTTTTTAAACACGTTTTTTTAATGTCACAATTTGTATTCTTAGTATGCTATCAGCATTTGTTTTTGAATAAAACTAACATTTGTTTTACATTGTGTTGTTTTTTTTAAAATTCACGATTTAAATTATTTCTATTTTTTTGCGTTgaaatatatgtaattacgatattTCAtacaataataataaaataaaatataacGAACAAAGGAAAAAGAACAACAGAAAAGATGAACTTACCTG is drawn from Triticum dicoccoides isolate Atlit2015 ecotype Zavitan chromosome 6B, WEW_v2.0, whole genome shotgun sequence and contains these coding sequences:
- the LOC119325021 gene encoding transcription termination factor MTERF4, chloroplastic-like; amino-acid sequence: MLRLRGCIVAHLLSFSSTSGPAISPLHRLLSASAAAGPISPNPSGFAVEEYLVDTCGLTRPQALKASTKLSHLKSPANPDAVLAFLSGVGLSGADVAAVVAKGPQLLCAKVDKTLAPVVDGLTGLGLSRSDIAHAYFRCRSIVPKLHYYLPLLGSSHNLLRLLKRGGSHLLSSDLDKVVKPNVAFLRECGLGDCDIAKLCIHRPRMLTTNLERVRAMVTCAQGIGVPRGSGMFRQALHAVAFQSEEKIAAKVDYLKNTFRWSAAELVIALSKAPMLLRMSKDMLQRKSEFLLSEVGLEPMYIAHRPIIICLSLEGRVRPRYYLVKFLKKNGLLDRDLSFYTAVKMTDKVFVEKLISPHKEAAPHLAQDYAIACKGEVPTNF